Proteins encoded together in one Micromonospora auratinigra window:
- a CDS encoding VOC family protein produces the protein MPALIHCVTVETDDPYTLASWWAEVLGRKLLDDDHPGDPEAVLLAPDGHGPDLLFVQVGERHGKGAFHLDLHAAEGTRDTEVERLLGLGATLAADRRRPDGTGWVVLADPEGNEFCVCRSAAEKAASA, from the coding sequence GTGCCTGCGTTGATCCATTGCGTCACCGTCGAGACCGACGACCCGTACACCCTGGCCAGTTGGTGGGCCGAGGTGCTCGGCCGGAAGCTGCTCGACGACGACCACCCCGGCGACCCCGAGGCGGTCCTGCTCGCCCCCGACGGCCACGGCCCCGACCTGCTCTTCGTCCAGGTGGGCGAGCGGCACGGCAAGGGCGCGTTCCACCTCGACCTGCACGCCGCCGAGGGCACCCGGGACACCGAGGTCGAGCGGCTGCTCGGGCTCGGCGCGACCCTGGCGGCCGACCGGCGGCGGCCGGACGGCACCGGCTGGGTGGTGCTGGCCGACCCGGAGGGGAACGAGTTCTGCGTCTGCCGCAGCGCGGCGGAGAAGGCCGCCTCGGCCTGA
- a CDS encoding UbiA prenyltransferase family protein, translating to MVVGRPDTDQPVGLTPPGSGPARREPAPREPVPGGPARRRRPRPVDALVVAGYLGLAVLLTAGQWRRPDRLFHQAGDQMLFEWMLARAARAVTDGQNPLHSGALNAPDGVNLMANTSVLGLGLPLTPVTLLAGSQVAFLVAVVGCLAGTATAWYALLARRLVRSRVAAAVGGLCCGFAPGTVAQAGAHLHMAAQFLVPVILALLFRPRTDRVRRDGVLLGLAVAYQVFLGEEVLVLLAVGAAVFAGTYALADRAAARRLAPVLARRLGVGALVAGVLLAYPLWVQFAGPGHYRGMPFDTRSYRLDVASYPAFARQSVAGDGHRAGLLSPNPTEQNSYLGPFLPLLALLVVVRLWRRPLVRALAAAGLVGALLSLGGTVVLNRHDTGLPGPYRLLAGVPLLDLVVPARFALVCVPVLGVLLALALDRVRHSAARTWAPWAGAVTAALLPLAPTPIRTTPAAPVPAFVADGDWRAYVPPGRTLVPVPPVTGAAVSPATLWSARTGLAFTAPGGYFIGPRGADDPTARWGAPDRPTALLLRRAAETGQVPPVGVAERRQAVEDLRHWRAAVLVQGGSVPGDPVRVTVDALVGPGRDVPGAHIWDVRPLLG from the coding sequence GTGGTTGTGGGACGTCCGGACACTGACCAGCCCGTCGGCCTGACCCCGCCCGGCTCCGGCCCGGCCCGGCGGGAGCCCGCCCCGCGGGAGCCGGTCCCGGGCGGGCCGGCCCGGCGTCGTCGGCCGCGCCCGGTCGACGCGCTCGTGGTCGCCGGGTACCTGGGCCTGGCCGTGCTGCTCACCGCCGGTCAGTGGCGCCGCCCCGACCGGCTGTTCCACCAGGCGGGCGACCAGATGCTCTTCGAGTGGATGCTGGCCCGCGCCGCGCGGGCGGTGACCGACGGGCAGAACCCGCTGCACAGCGGCGCGCTGAACGCCCCGGACGGGGTGAACCTGATGGCCAACACCTCGGTGCTCGGGCTGGGGCTGCCGCTCACCCCGGTCACCCTGCTCGCCGGGTCGCAGGTGGCCTTCCTGGTGGCCGTGGTCGGCTGCCTCGCCGGCACCGCCACCGCCTGGTACGCGCTGCTGGCCCGCCGCCTGGTCCGGTCCCGGGTCGCCGCGGCGGTCGGCGGGCTGTGCTGCGGGTTCGCCCCCGGCACGGTCGCGCAGGCCGGCGCGCACCTGCACATGGCCGCCCAGTTCCTGGTGCCGGTGATCCTGGCGCTGCTGTTCCGGCCCCGTACCGACCGGGTCCGCCGGGACGGGGTGCTGCTCGGGCTGGCCGTGGCGTACCAGGTGTTCCTCGGTGAGGAGGTGCTGGTGCTGCTCGCCGTGGGGGCTGCCGTGTTCGCCGGCACGTACGCGCTCGCGGACCGGGCCGCCGCGCGCCGGCTGGCACCCGTGCTGGCCCGCCGGCTGGGCGTCGGCGCGCTGGTGGCGGGGGTGCTGCTGGCGTACCCGCTCTGGGTCCAGTTCGCCGGGCCGGGGCACTACCGCGGGATGCCCTTCGACACCCGCAGCTACCGGCTCGACGTGGCCTCGTACCCGGCGTTCGCCCGGCAGAGCGTCGCCGGGGACGGGCACCGGGCCGGGCTGCTCTCCCCGAACCCGACCGAGCAGAACTCCTACCTGGGGCCGTTCCTGCCGCTGCTCGCCCTGCTGGTGGTGGTCCGGCTGTGGCGGCGGCCCCTGGTCCGCGCGCTGGCCGCCGCCGGGCTGGTGGGCGCGCTGCTCTCCCTCGGCGGCACGGTGGTGCTGAACCGGCACGACACCGGGCTGCCCGGGCCGTACCGGCTGCTCGCCGGGGTGCCGCTGCTCGACCTGGTGGTGCCGGCCCGGTTCGCGCTGGTCTGCGTACCGGTGCTCGGGGTGCTGCTGGCGCTCGCCCTGGACCGGGTGCGGCACAGCGCCGCGCGCACCTGGGCGCCGTGGGCCGGCGCGGTGACCGCCGCGCTGCTGCCGCTGGCCCCCACGCCGATCCGCACCACGCCCGCCGCGCCGGTGCCGGCGTTCGTCGCCGACGGCGACTGGCGGGCGTACGTCCCACCGGGCCGGACCCTGGTGCCGGTGCCCCCGGTCACCGGCGCGGCGGTGAGCCCGGCCACCCTCTGGTCGGCGCGGACCGGCCTGGCCTTCACCGCGCCGGGCGGCTACTTCATCGGTCCGCGCGGCGCGGACGACCCGACGGCGCGCTGGGGAGCGCCCGACCGCCCCACCGCCCTGCTGCTGCGCCGGGCCGCCGAGACCGGCCAGGTCCCGCCGGTCGGCGTGGCGGAACGCCGGCAGGCCGTCGAGGACCTGCGGCACTGGCGGGCGGCGGTGCTGGTGCAGGGCGGCTCGGTGCCGGGCGACCCGGTCCGGGTCACCGTGGACGCCCTGGTCGGCCCCGGCCGGGACGTGCCCGGCGCGCACATCTGGGACGTCCGTCCCCTACTCGGCTGA
- a CDS encoding outer membrane protein assembly factor BamB family protein, giving the protein MTVIELGERPRGGSDEPPDEAPRPPGVGLRLVALCVVALLTLAGSAPAAYRRPGRAVPAPQGASFLVVAGRLVVADGPGTVGGGGRVVTGHRLPDGRLLWRFVLPVGDHVLGLSTVAGLLLVTSSPAGAGDTLSTVLDPGSGVLRWRGPGYPVPTQSGGLLFETPRADGTGTIRSVDPASGQTRWSLPLPGPVAAYRNGDRGVVEIVLVTPDGRVSVHDAGSGALRQEGRVFRADDRAGGRSVQVVGDLLLVGGTADTDPPPRGDPPPETVVAYGLDRLDRRWSVPVPTRAGTWFSDCGRVVCLHDQLPGVRAFDPATGRQLWTDERWLGVSPVGDRLLAAAPADGPELDRVALDPGTGRVVTRFGRWRLAGGDDAGALQLGLRRLPTDRTLVGTLDVATGRTRLRAVLPGSWDGCVDAGTQLVCLRPSGGLVVWPVER; this is encoded by the coding sequence GTGACCGTGATCGAGCTGGGGGAGCGGCCGCGCGGCGGGTCGGACGAGCCGCCCGACGAGGCGCCCCGGCCACCGGGCGTCGGGCTCCGGCTGGTGGCGCTCTGCGTGGTCGCGCTGCTCACCCTGGCCGGGTCGGCGCCGGCCGCGTACCGCCGGCCCGGCCGGGCGGTGCCCGCCCCGCAGGGCGCGAGCTTCCTGGTCGTCGCCGGGCGGCTGGTGGTGGCCGACGGCCCCGGCACCGTGGGCGGGGGCGGCCGGGTGGTGACCGGGCACCGGCTGCCCGACGGCCGGCTGCTGTGGCGGTTCGTGCTGCCGGTCGGCGACCACGTGCTCGGCCTCAGCACGGTCGCCGGACTGCTGCTGGTGACCAGCAGCCCGGCCGGGGCCGGCGACACCCTATCCACCGTGCTCGATCCGGGCTCCGGCGTGCTGCGCTGGCGGGGGCCCGGCTACCCGGTGCCGACCCAGTCGGGTGGCCTCCTCTTCGAGACCCCCCGGGCGGACGGCACGGGCACGATCCGGTCGGTGGACCCGGCGTCCGGACAGACCCGCTGGTCGCTGCCGCTGCCCGGACCCGTGGCGGCGTACCGCAACGGGGACCGGGGCGTGGTGGAGATCGTGCTGGTCACGCCCGACGGCCGGGTGTCGGTGCACGACGCCGGCTCCGGTGCGCTGCGGCAGGAGGGGCGGGTGTTCCGGGCCGACGACCGGGCGGGGGGCCGGTCCGTGCAGGTGGTGGGCGATCTGCTGCTGGTCGGCGGCACCGCCGACACCGACCCGCCGCCGCGCGGCGACCCGCCACCGGAGACCGTCGTCGCGTACGGGCTGGACCGGTTGGACCGGCGGTGGAGCGTGCCCGTGCCGACCCGTGCCGGCACCTGGTTCAGCGACTGCGGGAGGGTGGTGTGCCTGCACGACCAGCTCCCCGGGGTACGCGCCTTCGACCCGGCCACCGGCCGGCAGCTCTGGACCGACGAGCGCTGGCTGGGGGTGAGCCCGGTCGGCGACCGGCTGCTCGCCGCCGCCCCGGCCGACGGCCCGGAGCTGGACCGCGTTGCCCTCGACCCGGGCACCGGCCGGGTCGTCACCCGGTTCGGTCGGTGGCGGCTGGCCGGCGGCGACGACGCCGGTGCCCTTCAGCTCGGCCTGCGCCGGCTGCCCACCGACCGGACGCTCGTCGGCACCCTGGACGTGGCCACCGGTCGGACCCGGCTGCGGGCGGTCCTCCCCGGCTCCTGGGACGGCTGCGTCGACGCCGGGACACAGCTGGTCTGCCTGCGGCCGTCGGGCGGTCTGGTGGTCTGGCCGGTGGAGCGCTGA
- a CDS encoding C39 family peptidase: MTVVDPGRNVALRRFRFPTDLGLGAADGVTATANGLVIGVPAGRTEHTDPYSGTAAGYEWSTWTSPVVPVGFLVDEVVPSWTGDTPPGCWLRVQLRAWDDAAPTTDWYDLGHWAADESTIHRSSVPGQVRDEAWAKEDTFGLLRSAATGWQLRVTLHRRAGLAVTPVLRTIGAVASAEADRNEVDPGGDPGGPGDDAAGPGDGPADGRGRVLDVPRYSQRRHAGGETRWGGGGDSWCSPTCVTMVLDFWATGPTPDRYAWVDPPGHRPVVVHAARHCYDHAYRGAGNWPFNTAYAGRHGVDAFVTRLRHLGEAERFVAAGIPLVVSGAFTRGQVPGLDYDTRGHLMVLVGFTADGDPVLNDPYAPDDEAVRRTVPRGPFEAAWQGGSGGITYVIRPERVPLPTPPAQANW, from the coding sequence GTGACCGTGGTCGACCCCGGGCGGAACGTCGCCCTCCGGCGCTTCCGGTTCCCGACGGACCTGGGGCTGGGCGCGGCCGACGGGGTGACCGCCACCGCGAACGGCCTCGTCATCGGGGTGCCGGCCGGCCGCACCGAGCACACCGACCCGTACTCCGGCACCGCCGCCGGATACGAGTGGTCGACGTGGACGTCCCCGGTGGTGCCGGTGGGCTTCCTGGTCGACGAGGTGGTGCCGTCCTGGACCGGGGACACCCCGCCGGGGTGCTGGCTGCGGGTGCAGCTGCGCGCCTGGGACGACGCGGCACCCACGACCGACTGGTACGACCTGGGGCACTGGGCCGCCGACGAGTCGACCATCCACCGCAGTTCGGTGCCGGGGCAGGTACGGGACGAGGCGTGGGCGAAGGAGGACACCTTCGGCCTGCTCCGCTCGGCGGCCACCGGCTGGCAGCTCCGGGTCACCCTGCACCGGCGGGCCGGTCTGGCCGTGACCCCGGTGCTGCGCACAATCGGCGCGGTCGCCTCGGCCGAGGCGGACCGGAACGAGGTCGACCCGGGCGGCGACCCGGGCGGGCCGGGCGACGACGCGGCCGGGCCGGGCGACGGGCCGGCGGACGGCCGGGGGCGGGTGCTGGACGTGCCGCGGTACTCGCAGCGCCGGCACGCGGGCGGGGAGACCCGCTGGGGTGGCGGCGGGGACTCCTGGTGCAGCCCCACCTGCGTGACGATGGTGCTGGACTTCTGGGCCACCGGCCCCACCCCGGACCGGTACGCCTGGGTCGACCCGCCGGGGCACCGGCCGGTGGTGGTGCACGCCGCCCGGCACTGCTACGACCACGCCTACCGGGGCGCGGGGAACTGGCCCTTCAACACCGCGTACGCCGGCCGGCACGGGGTGGACGCCTTCGTCACCCGGCTGCGCCACCTCGGCGAGGCGGAACGGTTCGTCGCCGCCGGCATCCCGCTGGTGGTGTCGGGGGCGTTCACCCGGGGGCAGGTCCCGGGGCTGGACTACGACACCCGGGGGCACCTGATGGTGCTGGTCGGCTTCACCGCCGACGGGGACCCGGTGCTCAACGACCCGTACGCGCCGGACGACGAGGCGGTCCGCCGGACCGTGCCGCGCGGCCCGTTCGAGGCGGCCTGGCAGGGCGGCAGCGGCGGCATCACGTACGTGATCCGGCCGGAACGGGTGCCGCTGCCGACGCCGCCCGCGCAGGCCAACTGGTGA
- a CDS encoding sensor histidine kinase has product MRPTLRLRLTLLNGVLLVGAGAILVLLAWLLVRDALRPTDELLPGTTVLLADGRSLDAGQWQRQLVDAASRELLVKGLLALLAVSVVGVVGAYAVAGRALRPLHQVTATARRLGEATLDQRIRWHGADDEVAELAETFDAMLDRIAAAFAAQKRFVANASHELRTPLAVMRTEIDVTLSDDEADIAEYRRMAGVVRDASERANGLVDALLVLARSEAQAGRRLSRRAECDLAVGTANALSAMSREVERIGLRVHTSLRPAPVVGDPGLLDRLAGNLVENAVRYNHLHGRLWVRTGTDGQRSWLVVGNTGFEVAQADVPGLFEPFRRGGQERTGARGSGLGLSIVRAVCDAHGGTVKVVAQPGGGLEVTVTLPSSDAPAAT; this is encoded by the coding sequence CTGCGGCCGACCCTGCGGCTGCGGCTGACCCTGCTCAACGGGGTGCTGCTGGTCGGCGCCGGGGCGATCCTGGTGCTGCTGGCCTGGCTGCTGGTCCGCGACGCGCTGCGCCCCACCGACGAGCTGCTGCCCGGCACCACCGTGCTGCTCGCCGACGGCCGGTCCCTGGACGCCGGCCAGTGGCAGCGCCAACTGGTCGACGCCGCCTCCCGGGAGCTGCTGGTCAAGGGCCTGCTGGCGCTGCTGGCGGTCAGCGTGGTCGGGGTCGTCGGCGCGTACGCGGTGGCCGGCCGGGCGCTGCGCCCGCTGCACCAGGTCACCGCCACCGCGCGGCGGCTCGGGGAGGCCACGTTGGACCAGCGGATCCGCTGGCACGGCGCGGACGACGAGGTGGCCGAGCTGGCCGAGACCTTCGACGCCATGCTGGACCGGATCGCCGCCGCCTTCGCGGCGCAGAAGCGCTTCGTCGCCAACGCCTCGCACGAGCTGCGTACCCCGCTCGCGGTGATGCGTACCGAGATCGACGTGACGCTCAGCGACGACGAGGCGGACATCGCCGAGTACCGCCGGATGGCCGGCGTGGTGCGGGACGCCTCCGAGCGGGCCAACGGCCTCGTCGACGCGCTGCTGGTGCTGGCCCGCAGCGAGGCCCAGGCCGGCCGCCGGCTGTCCCGGCGCGCCGAGTGCGACCTGGCGGTGGGCACCGCCAACGCGCTGTCGGCGATGTCCCGCGAGGTGGAGCGGATCGGGCTGCGGGTGCACACCTCGCTGCGCCCGGCGCCGGTGGTCGGCGACCCGGGCCTGCTCGACCGGCTCGCCGGCAACCTGGTGGAGAACGCGGTCCGCTACAACCACCTGCACGGCCGGCTCTGGGTGCGCACCGGCACCGACGGGCAGCGGTCCTGGCTGGTGGTCGGCAACACCGGCTTCGAGGTGGCCCAGGCCGACGTGCCCGGGCTGTTCGAGCCGTTCCGGCGCGGCGGTCAGGAGCGCACCGGGGCGCGCGGCTCCGGCCTCGGGCTCTCCATCGTGCGGGCGGTCTGCGACGCGCACGGCGGCACGGTCAAGGTGGTCGCCCAGCCGGGCGGCGGCCTGGAGGTGACGGTGACCCTGCCCTCCTCGGACGCGCCGGCCGCCACCTGA
- the dxs gene encoding 1-deoxy-D-xylulose-5-phosphate synthase — MSVEEGTANHGRLLATVRGPQDVKRMTAEQLDILAAEIRDFLIAKVSRTGGHVGPNLGVVELTLAMHRVFDSPRDRLLFDTGHQSYVHKVLTGRQEGFDKLRQRGGLSGYPSQAESEHDLIENSHASTALSYADGLAKAYALRGEKRSVVAVVGDGALTGGMCWEALNNIATAGNPLVIVVNDNGRSYSPTIGGLADHLSSLRLNPGYEKVLDTVKDALGNTPFVGKPMYEVLHAVKKGIKDAVAPQAMFEDLGIKYVGPVDGHDVGAVESALRAAKNFGGPVIVHAVTRKGYGYRPAEEDEADCLHGPGAFDIETGKLVAAPSVKWTNVFADELVAIADERPDVVGITAAMAEPTGIATLARKYPERVYDVGIAEQHAATSAAGLAMGGLHPVVAVYATFLNRAFDQVLLDVAMHRLPVTFVLDRAGITGPDGPSHYGIWDMSVFGVVPGLRIAAPRDSASLREELREAVAVDDGPTIVRFPTGTVAADLPAVRRVGQVDVLTESARTDVLLVAVGSFAALGMEVASRLAEHGYGVTVVDPRWVRPVPAELVELAAGHRLVVTVEDGVRVGGVGDALGQAMRDADVRVPLKDLGVPADWHPHGTRAQILADLGLTAQDVARDVTGWISGLDAQPVEPTAADGAHAQN, encoded by the coding sequence ATGAGTGTTGAAGAGGGCACGGCCAACCACGGCCGGCTGCTGGCCACCGTTCGCGGGCCGCAGGACGTCAAGCGGATGACGGCCGAGCAGCTGGACATCCTCGCCGCCGAGATCCGTGACTTCCTGATCGCGAAGGTCTCCCGCACCGGTGGGCACGTCGGCCCCAACCTGGGCGTCGTCGAGCTGACCCTCGCCATGCACCGGGTCTTCGACTCGCCGCGCGACCGGCTCCTGTTCGACACCGGCCACCAGTCGTACGTGCACAAGGTCCTCACCGGCCGGCAGGAGGGCTTCGACAAGCTCCGCCAGCGCGGCGGGCTCTCCGGCTACCCCAGCCAGGCCGAGAGCGAGCACGACCTGATCGAGAACTCGCACGCCTCCACCGCCCTGTCGTACGCCGACGGGCTGGCCAAGGCGTACGCGCTGCGCGGCGAGAAGCGCAGCGTGGTCGCGGTGGTCGGCGACGGCGCGCTGACCGGCGGCATGTGCTGGGAGGCGCTGAACAACATCGCGACCGCCGGCAACCCGCTGGTGATCGTGGTCAACGACAACGGCCGCTCCTACTCGCCGACCATCGGCGGGCTCGCCGACCACCTGTCGTCGCTGCGGCTCAACCCCGGCTACGAGAAGGTCCTCGACACGGTCAAGGACGCCCTCGGCAACACCCCGTTCGTCGGCAAGCCGATGTACGAGGTGCTGCACGCGGTCAAGAAGGGCATCAAGGACGCGGTCGCCCCGCAGGCCATGTTCGAGGACCTGGGGATCAAGTACGTCGGCCCGGTCGACGGTCACGACGTCGGCGCGGTCGAGTCGGCGCTGCGGGCCGCGAAGAACTTCGGCGGCCCGGTGATCGTGCACGCGGTCACCCGCAAGGGCTACGGCTACCGCCCGGCCGAGGAGGACGAGGCGGACTGCCTGCACGGCCCCGGCGCGTTCGACATCGAGACCGGCAAGCTGGTTGCCGCGCCGTCGGTGAAGTGGACCAACGTCTTCGCCGACGAGCTGGTCGCGATCGCCGACGAGCGCCCCGACGTGGTCGGCATCACCGCCGCGATGGCCGAGCCCACCGGTATCGCCACCCTGGCCCGCAAGTACCCCGAGCGGGTGTACGACGTGGGCATCGCCGAGCAGCACGCCGCCACCTCGGCGGCCGGCCTGGCGATGGGTGGCCTGCACCCGGTCGTCGCGGTCTACGCCACCTTCCTCAACCGGGCCTTCGACCAGGTCCTGCTCGACGTGGCGATGCACCGGCTGCCGGTCACCTTCGTGCTGGACCGGGCCGGTATCACCGGCCCCGACGGGCCGAGCCACTACGGCATCTGGGACATGTCGGTCTTCGGCGTGGTGCCCGGCCTGCGGATCGCCGCGCCGCGCGACTCGGCCAGCCTCCGCGAGGAGCTGCGCGAGGCGGTCGCCGTGGACGACGGCCCGACCATCGTCCGCTTCCCGACCGGCACCGTCGCCGCCGACCTGCCGGCCGTGCGCCGGGTCGGCCAGGTCGACGTGCTCACCGAGTCGGCCCGTACCGACGTGCTGCTGGTCGCGGTCGGCTCGTTCGCCGCGCTCGGCATGGAGGTCGCCAGCCGGCTCGCCGAGCACGGCTACGGCGTCACGGTGGTCGACCCGCGCTGGGTCCGCCCGGTCCCGGCCGAGCTGGTCGAGCTGGCCGCCGGGCACCGGCTCGTGGTCACCGTCGAGGACGGGGTCCGGGTCGGTGGCGTGGGCGACGCGCTCGGCCAGGCCATGCGCGACGCCGACGTCCGGGTGCCGCTGAAGGACCTCGGCGTACCGGCCGACTGGCACCCGCACGGCACCCGCGCGCAGATCCTGGCCGACCTGGGCCTCACCGCCCAGGACGTGGCCCGGGACGTCACCGGCTGGATCTCCGGCCTGGACGCCCAGCCGGTGGAGCCCACCGCCGCCGACGGGGCCCACGCGCAGAACTGA
- a CDS encoding PQQ-binding-like beta-propeller repeat protein: MTIIDLGELRDDVTPDPPRPRPRAVGRRYRFLGALLLALVTLAAATPVPRRVVLTVPGRPASEVFLAGNRMYAVELPEPNRDGGRRLVAYELAGSRIRERWHTLLPAGTVPVGAAVRSGRLLVSGRSADDASWESVGIDPRTGRIVWRESGVLLAAGEATLLGSVDVERGGTAFRRIDVATGRALWSVVMPTTDAYDHVDFEMNRAGLERLVLVPASGPVQVHDAVSGVRQAVRDLHPGELPALRRTLIAAGLLLELTDGGSTVTAYDLDRLQRRWSAALPLVDHAERCGRLLCAFRQTGGMWALDPATGRTVWTSPRWQSVLAAAPGRLLLIGPTADASEQAVVDEATGRLIAEQGDWRWLPSDDPDEPMIAVRSGRDGRVLVAELDPALDRPRIRAVLTGATGDCRTGPTLVVCRRTDGGFGVWTLP, encoded by the coding sequence GTGACCATCATCGATCTGGGGGAACTCCGCGACGACGTCACGCCCGATCCGCCGCGCCCCCGGCCCCGGGCCGTCGGCCGCCGCTACCGGTTCCTCGGGGCGCTGCTGCTGGCCCTGGTCACGCTCGCCGCCGCGACACCGGTGCCGCGCCGCGTCGTGCTCACCGTGCCCGGCCGCCCGGCCAGCGAGGTGTTCCTCGCCGGTAACCGGATGTACGCGGTCGAGCTGCCGGAGCCGAACCGGGACGGGGGTCGTCGGCTCGTCGCGTACGAGCTGGCCGGGTCCCGGATCCGCGAGCGGTGGCACACCCTGCTGCCGGCGGGCACTGTCCCGGTCGGCGCGGCGGTGCGGTCGGGCCGGCTGCTGGTCAGCGGCCGCTCCGCCGACGACGCCTCGTGGGAGAGCGTGGGGATCGACCCACGGACCGGCCGCATCGTCTGGCGGGAGTCGGGAGTCCTCCTGGCCGCCGGGGAGGCGACGCTGCTCGGGTCCGTCGACGTCGAGCGCGGCGGCACCGCGTTCCGCCGGATCGACGTGGCGACCGGCCGGGCACTGTGGTCGGTCGTCATGCCCACGACGGACGCGTACGACCACGTGGACTTCGAGATGAACCGGGCCGGTCTGGAGCGGCTGGTGCTGGTGCCCGCCTCCGGTCCGGTCCAGGTCCACGACGCGGTCTCCGGGGTCCGGCAGGCGGTCCGCGACCTGCACCCCGGGGAACTGCCCGCCCTGCGGCGCACCCTGATCGCGGCCGGGCTGCTGCTGGAGCTGACCGACGGCGGCAGCACCGTGACCGCGTACGACCTGGACCGGCTCCAGCGGCGGTGGAGCGCGGCGCTGCCGCTGGTCGACCACGCGGAACGCTGCGGCCGGCTGCTCTGCGCGTTCCGGCAGACCGGCGGGATGTGGGCGCTCGACCCGGCCACCGGCCGGACGGTGTGGACCAGCCCGCGCTGGCAGTCGGTGCTGGCCGCCGCCCCCGGCCGGCTGCTGCTCATCGGGCCGACGGCCGACGCCTCGGAGCAGGCGGTGGTCGACGAGGCCACCGGTCGGCTCATCGCCGAGCAGGGCGACTGGCGCTGGCTGCCCTCCGACGACCCGGACGAACCGATGATCGCGGTCCGGTCCGGTCGGGACGGCCGGGTGCTCGTCGCGGAGCTGGACCCGGCGCTCGACCGACCCCGGATCCGCGCCGTGCTGACCGGGGCGACCGGGGACTGCCGGACCGGCCCGACGCTGGTGGTCTGCCGCCGCACCGACGGCGGCTTCGGGGTGTGGACCCTGCCGTGA
- a CDS encoding response regulator transcription factor, with amino-acid sequence MRVLVVEDERNLADAIARGLRKRGMAVDVAYDGDTGHEAAFVTRYDVVVLDRDLPGVHGDRICADLAASGTLTRVLMLTASGTVADKVEGLQLGADDYLPKPFAFDELVARVQALGRRATPAAPPVFEVADLVLDPARRVVTRGGAPVDLTNKEFGVLAELLKARGAVVSSEELLERVWDANTDPFTTIVRVTVMTLRKKLGDPQLIETVVGAGYRMVAV; translated from the coding sequence ATGCGGGTACTGGTGGTCGAGGACGAGCGCAACCTCGCCGACGCGATCGCGCGCGGGCTGCGCAAGCGCGGCATGGCGGTGGACGTCGCCTACGACGGCGACACCGGGCACGAGGCGGCCTTCGTCACCCGCTACGACGTGGTGGTCCTCGACCGGGACCTGCCCGGCGTGCACGGGGACCGGATCTGCGCCGACCTGGCCGCCTCCGGCACGCTGACCCGGGTGCTGATGCTCACCGCCAGCGGCACGGTCGCCGACAAGGTCGAGGGGCTCCAGCTCGGCGCGGACGACTACCTGCCCAAGCCGTTCGCCTTCGACGAGCTGGTGGCCCGGGTGCAGGCGCTGGGCCGGCGGGCCACCCCGGCCGCGCCACCGGTGTTCGAGGTCGCCGACCTGGTGCTCGACCCGGCCCGGCGGGTGGTCACCCGGGGTGGCGCGCCGGTCGACCTCACCAACAAGGAGTTCGGCGTGCTGGCCGAGCTGCTCAAGGCGCGCGGCGCGGTGGTCTCCAGCGAGGAGCTGCTGGAGCGGGTCTGGGACGCCAACACCGACCCGTTCACCACCATCGTCCGGGTGACCGTGATGACGCTGCGCAAGAAACTCGGCGACCCGCAGCTCATCGAGACCGTGGTCGGGGCCGGCTACCGGATGGTGGCGGTATGA